One segment of Anatilimnocola aggregata DNA contains the following:
- a CDS encoding purine-nucleoside phosphorylase, which translates to MNAIIHHDRDRMLQDALAVVRARWTCTPEVAIILGTGLGDLADEIAAEQIIPYREIPHFPHSTALAHKGNFICGRIDDVPVIVMQGRCHLYEGYPVEQATLPVRVMQSLGAKTLIVSNAAGGVNPLFEVGDVMIIEDHIQLMFLEGLAPFSTGQTDRMPRVQARLYCPKLVDAGLKAARELGFACQRGVYVAVTGPSYETRAEYRMFRRMGDVVGMSTVPEVLVAASCGLRVFGISTVTNIARPDAIVREEVDAEHVVKVAQKVQHKVRALVHGVLAAIRDEGLAN; encoded by the coding sequence ATGAACGCGATCATTCACCACGACCGAGATCGCATGCTGCAAGATGCCCTGGCGGTCGTTCGCGCGCGTTGGACCTGCACGCCAGAAGTTGCGATCATCCTCGGTACTGGGCTCGGCGATTTAGCCGACGAAATCGCTGCCGAGCAGATAATTCCTTATCGCGAGATTCCTCACTTTCCGCATTCGACCGCGCTGGCTCACAAAGGTAACTTTATCTGTGGGCGCATTGACGACGTTCCGGTCATCGTCATGCAAGGGCGCTGTCACTTGTACGAAGGATATCCCGTCGAGCAGGCGACGTTGCCGGTCCGCGTGATGCAATCGCTGGGAGCCAAGACGCTGATCGTTTCGAATGCGGCCGGGGGTGTGAATCCTCTGTTTGAAGTCGGCGATGTGATGATTATCGAAGATCACATTCAGCTGATGTTTCTCGAAGGTCTGGCGCCGTTCTCAACCGGCCAGACAGATCGCATGCCGCGCGTGCAAGCGCGTCTCTATTGTCCCAAGCTGGTCGATGCCGGTCTGAAGGCTGCCCGCGAACTCGGTTTTGCCTGTCAACGTGGCGTGTATGTGGCAGTTACGGGACCGAGCTACGAAACGCGCGCGGAATATCGCATGTTTCGCCGCATGGGAGATGTGGTGGGCATGTCGACCGTGCCCGAAGTCCTCGTGGCTGCCAGTTGTGGCTTGCGTGTGTTCGGCATTTCAACCGTTACCAACATTGCCCGGCCCGATGCCATCGTGCGTGAAGAGGTTGATGCCGAGCACGTCGTGAAGGTCGCGCAAAAAGTGCAACACAAAGTGCGGGCACTCGTCCATGGCGTGCTGGCCGCGATTCGAGACGAAGGCCTAGCCAACTAG
- a CDS encoding purine-nucleoside phosphorylase: MQGLFAKIEEASAFIRSKWNKQPHAGIILGTGLGSLVEQMQQDVAIDYSEIPHFPRSTAISHRGRLICGTLGGLPVMAMEGRFHMYEGYPLDTITLPVRVFKSLGAKLLVVSNACGGMNPYYQCGDIMVIDDHINLMGGNPLIGVNDDRLGPRFPDMSQPYDRQLVDRALEVARKQNIVAHKGVFVAVSGPNLETRAEYRFLRLIGADVVGMSTVPEVIVAVHAGLKVVGFSIITDMCFPDALEPADVPKIIATANAAEPKLRALVMGVLAQEQVS; the protein is encoded by the coding sequence ATGCAGGGTTTGTTCGCCAAGATTGAAGAAGCATCGGCATTCATCCGTTCCAAGTGGAACAAGCAGCCCCACGCGGGCATTATCCTGGGAACAGGGCTCGGTAGTCTCGTTGAGCAGATGCAGCAGGATGTGGCCATCGACTACAGCGAAATCCCGCACTTCCCTCGCAGCACGGCCATTAGCCATCGCGGTCGCTTGATATGCGGCACCCTTGGCGGTCTGCCCGTCATGGCGATGGAAGGCCGCTTTCACATGTATGAGGGGTATCCTCTCGACACTATCACCCTGCCGGTGCGGGTGTTCAAGTCGCTGGGTGCGAAACTGCTCGTGGTCTCGAACGCTTGCGGAGGCATGAATCCGTATTATCAATGCGGCGACATCATGGTGATCGACGATCACATCAACTTGATGGGTGGCAATCCGCTGATTGGGGTGAACGATGACCGCCTGGGGCCGCGCTTCCCCGATATGAGCCAGCCCTACGACCGCCAACTGGTCGATCGCGCGCTCGAAGTGGCTCGCAAGCAAAACATTGTCGCTCACAAGGGTGTGTTTGTAGCCGTATCGGGACCGAATCTCGAAACGCGGGCCGAGTATCGCTTCCTCCGGTTGATTGGTGCCGATGTCGTGGGGATGTCGACCGTGCCAGAAGTGATCGTCGCCGTCCATGCCGGGCTCAAGGTCGTCGGCTTTTCGATCATTACCGATATGTGTTTTCCCGATGCGCTCGAGCCGGCCGATGTACCCAAGATCATCGCCACCGCCAATGCCGCAGAACCCAAGCTTCGCGCGCTCGTAATGGGTGTGCTGGCTCAAGAGCAAGTTTCGTAA
- a CDS encoding sigma-70 family RNA polymerase sigma factor — MTTFQPAESAPLGESQLVQQLQAGDGGAFEQLVREHGPRLLAVARRYVDSDADCQDVLQDALLSAFRSIGLFNGQSQLGTWLHRITVNAALMKLRSQRRRPERSIEALLPKFIEDGHRLWPGGPWKDGKTHDPLLARETCELVRNCIDQLPESYRVILLLRDLEERSAEETAELLQLSPANVKTRLHRARLALRELLDPHFQGPPS; from the coding sequence ATGACCACGTTTCAACCTGCCGAATCCGCTCCCCTTGGCGAAAGCCAACTCGTGCAGCAGTTGCAGGCGGGGGACGGCGGCGCCTTCGAGCAATTAGTGCGCGAGCATGGCCCACGCTTGCTCGCGGTGGCTCGCCGGTATGTCGACAGCGACGCCGATTGCCAGGATGTGCTGCAGGACGCGCTACTCTCGGCGTTTCGGTCGATCGGTCTGTTCAACGGACAGTCGCAGTTAGGAACCTGGCTGCATCGCATTACTGTTAACGCCGCTCTGATGAAGTTGCGATCGCAGAGACGCCGACCTGAACGCTCCATCGAGGCTCTGTTGCCGAAATTCATTGAAGACGGTCATCGACTATGGCCGGGAGGCCCCTGGAAGGACGGAAAAACGCACGATCCGCTGCTAGCCCGCGAAACGTGCGAACTGGTTCGCAATTGCATCGATCAGTTGCCTGAGTCCTACCGCGTGATTCTGCTGCTCCGCGATCTGGAGGAACGATCGGCAGAAGAAACCGCGGAACTACTGCAATTGAGCCCAGCCAACGTCAAGACCCGACTCCACCGAGCGCGACTCGCGCTGCGCGAACTCTTGGACCCGCATTTTCAAGGACCGCCCTCGTGA
- a CDS encoding anti-sigma factor family protein — protein sequence MTCQEIIEFLMDYVDGELPADQQAIFAHHLEICAECMDYLHSYQQTVTLAKETGSTESAATHNFAPIPEELVRAILAARASAK from the coding sequence GTGACTTGCCAAGAGATTATTGAATTTCTAATGGACTATGTCGACGGCGAACTCCCCGCTGATCAACAGGCGATCTTCGCGCATCACCTTGAGATTTGCGCCGAATGTATGGACTATCTCCACAGCTATCAACAAACCGTGACGCTCGCTAAAGAGACCGGTTCGACCGAGTCGGCAGCCACACACAACTTTGCCCCAATTCCCGAAGAGTTGGTCAGGGCGATTCTCGCCGCGCGTGCTTCCGCCAAGTGA
- a CDS encoding (2Fe-2S)-binding protein, with product MSPSTKTPERSGGFSRRDFLHGSGAVAAAATLQTSATAFAQQATGAAVVSGETTIELSVNGTKHKVKVEPRTTLLDVLRFQLDLTGAKPICTDGSSGGATILVDGKPMQANIMLAMQAVGKEIATVESLAKDRVPAAFTACDAQQCGFCTPGFVVAVKAFLDKNPKATEEQIRSGLNGNICRCGTYVNVVQAAVKLVKGDA from the coding sequence ATGTCCCCAAGCACGAAGACTCCGGAACGGTCCGGAGGGTTCAGTCGGCGCGACTTCTTGCATGGCAGCGGCGCGGTGGCCGCAGCCGCCACGCTGCAAACCTCAGCGACAGCCTTCGCCCAACAGGCGACAGGTGCCGCGGTTGTCTCCGGCGAAACCACGATAGAGCTTTCGGTGAACGGCACAAAGCATAAAGTGAAAGTCGAGCCTCGCACGACGCTGCTCGATGTTTTGCGCTTTCAACTCGACCTGACCGGTGCCAAACCGATTTGCACCGATGGCAGCAGCGGCGGCGCGACCATCCTTGTCGATGGCAAGCCAATGCAGGCCAACATCATGCTGGCGATGCAAGCAGTGGGGAAAGAAATTGCCACGGTCGAAAGCCTGGCCAAAGACAGGGTTCCCGCTGCATTCACAGCCTGCGACGCCCAGCAATGCGGCTTTTGCACACCCGGCTTCGTTGTCGCCGTGAAGGCGTTTCTCGATAAGAATCCCAAGGCCACGGAAGAACAGATTCGCAGCGGTCTCAACGGCAACATTTGCCGCTGTGGCACCTATGTGAATGTGGTTCAGGCCGCCGTGAAACTCGTGAAGGGAGACGCATAG
- a CDS encoding xanthine dehydrogenase family protein molybdopterin-binding subunit → MADEIYYWPSRDKAQQLGKRHVRLDGMPKSTGAAKYTYDINLKNQLIARALGCPHAHCKIKSINLDGAKKVKGVVHVEALRKEGEEIEWQGEMLAVVAAESEVAAAEGVNAIKIEYEMLESFTSEDDLETAKKLGRTVKGGGKAVTVKEPGDDDDEDEFVDKEIARLLKESAYVVEGSYGIDAITHCCLEPHGSTVEWQGNKLMVHLSTQNVSGTDEGFAKDLNITSDDVEVHCDYIGGGFGSKFAPDLWGIAAARISKATGRPVKFMLTRLQEQQLGGNRPSGYLKVKLGADKDGVIQVWDSEHWGSAGAIPGGVSHTVVPYVFAPKNYRRLQTNLKTNTAQSRAWRAPNHPQSCAMTQTAIDDLARKMGANSYDIFLKNLGTDDAPGIGGAKPSVYKAEMEIAAKLMDWSAKWHPHGKGKKQGSVVEGLGMAIHTWGGKANSSNCLLKIYPDGGVETTCGTQDLGVGTRTVLAVVLAETFGLPYESIKVNIGSSKMPVSGPSGGSTTVGGVCESHRRAGQDAFRQIAELVGKKLGVDPATLEAVKGRVQVAGKPDKGLSWKEACTLIGMRPLEVTGSYKIDTPSPLSSQQVGGVQMAHVAVDTDTGIVKLKKFVAVQDIGLVVCRQQAESQIYGSAVMGIAYALFEQRITDPKTGAFVNAELAQYKLPRIGDIGEVVCEFYEPDDQRSRGVIGIGEPPVISPGAAISNAVCNALGIRVPVLPITPQRVLEALKAKA, encoded by the coding sequence ATGGCTGACGAAATTTATTACTGGCCGTCACGCGACAAGGCCCAACAACTGGGCAAGCGACACGTGCGGCTCGATGGCATGCCCAAGTCGACCGGCGCTGCCAAGTACACCTACGACATCAATCTGAAAAATCAACTCATCGCCCGCGCTCTCGGCTGCCCCCACGCGCACTGCAAGATCAAGTCGATCAATCTGGACGGGGCGAAGAAAGTGAAAGGCGTCGTTCACGTCGAGGCGCTCCGCAAGGAAGGCGAAGAGATCGAGTGGCAGGGTGAAATGCTCGCCGTCGTCGCTGCCGAAAGCGAAGTCGCAGCCGCCGAAGGCGTGAATGCCATCAAGATCGAGTACGAAATGCTCGAGTCGTTCACCAGCGAAGACGACCTCGAAACTGCGAAGAAGCTCGGTCGTACCGTGAAAGGTGGCGGCAAGGCAGTGACGGTGAAGGAACCGGGCGACGACGACGATGAAGACGAATTCGTCGACAAGGAAATTGCCCGCTTGCTGAAAGAGTCGGCCTACGTCGTCGAAGGTAGCTACGGCATTGATGCCATTACCCACTGCTGCTTGGAACCACACGGTTCGACGGTCGAGTGGCAAGGCAACAAGTTGATGGTTCACCTGTCGACCCAGAACGTTTCGGGCACCGATGAGGGTTTTGCCAAAGACCTGAACATCACCTCCGACGATGTTGAAGTTCACTGCGACTACATCGGTGGTGGCTTCGGCAGTAAGTTCGCTCCCGATCTGTGGGGCATTGCCGCCGCCCGCATCAGCAAGGCAACCGGTCGTCCCGTTAAGTTCATGCTCACGCGACTTCAGGAACAGCAGTTGGGTGGCAATCGTCCCAGCGGCTATCTCAAGGTGAAGCTCGGGGCCGACAAGGACGGTGTGATTCAGGTTTGGGATTCGGAACATTGGGGCAGCGCAGGGGCAATCCCCGGTGGTGTTAGCCATACGGTCGTTCCGTATGTCTTCGCGCCGAAGAATTATCGCCGGCTGCAGACGAATTTGAAGACGAACACGGCTCAGTCGCGCGCCTGGCGTGCTCCGAATCATCCGCAATCCTGCGCGATGACTCAGACCGCTATCGACGACCTGGCTCGCAAGATGGGGGCCAATAGTTACGACATCTTCCTGAAGAACCTCGGGACCGACGATGCTCCTGGCATCGGCGGAGCCAAGCCTTCGGTTTACAAAGCCGAAATGGAAATCGCTGCCAAGCTGATGGACTGGAGTGCCAAGTGGCATCCGCACGGCAAGGGCAAGAAGCAAGGCTCGGTGGTGGAAGGGCTTGGAATGGCCATCCACACTTGGGGTGGCAAGGCGAACAGCTCGAATTGCCTCCTAAAGATTTACCCAGACGGCGGCGTCGAGACAACCTGCGGCACGCAGGACCTCGGCGTCGGCACGCGAACCGTGCTGGCTGTGGTGTTGGCCGAAACGTTTGGTCTCCCTTACGAAAGCATCAAGGTGAACATCGGTTCGTCCAAGATGCCCGTCAGCGGTCCTTCGGGTGGCAGCACGACCGTAGGGGGCGTTTGCGAATCGCATCGCCGCGCCGGTCAAGATGCCTTCCGCCAGATTGCCGAACTCGTCGGCAAGAAGCTGGGTGTCGATCCCGCCACGCTGGAAGCGGTGAAGGGGCGTGTGCAGGTTGCCGGCAAGCCTGACAAAGGTCTGTCGTGGAAAGAAGCCTGCACACTGATTGGGATGCGTCCGCTGGAAGTGACTGGCTCGTACAAGATCGATACCCCCAGCCCGCTGTCGAGTCAGCAGGTCGGCGGCGTGCAAATGGCCCATGTGGCTGTCGATACCGATACGGGTATCGTCAAGCTGAAGAAATTCGTCGCCGTGCAAGACATCGGCCTCGTTGTCTGCCGCCAGCAAGCAGAGAGCCAAATTTACGGCTCGGCAGTGATGGGTATCGCGTATGCGTTGTTCGAACAGCGGATTACCGATCCCAAGACCGGTGCCTTCGTGAATGCCGAACTCGCGCAGTACAAGCTGCCGCGCATCGGTGACATTGGCGAAGTGGTGTGTGAATTTTATGAACCAGACGATCAGCGTTCGCGCGGCGTGATTGGCATCGGCGAACCGCCGGTCATCTCGCCCGGAGCGGCGATCAGCAATGCGGTCTGCAATGCTTTGGGCATTCGCGTTCCGGTCCTTCCCATCACGCCGCAACGCGTGCTGGAAGCTCTGAAGGCCAAAGCGTAA
- a CDS encoding FAD binding domain-containing protein codes for MKNFEYASPRTEAEVLSLLSSQAGHTEILAGGTDLIGLMQAQIVRPERVVNILEVPSLKTIEQLDNGVLAVGAVVTLDVLLDHPYLTPYPALKQAIEGIASMQLQCQGTLGGEVLQRPQCWFFRQGRGLLAGGGKLAAEGDNRFHAIFGNHGAAKFVSNSRLAPALVALNAQVRVIGPGEADEKLMSAEQLYRAPRHEAEREHTLLPNQLVTHLLIPASTGFNATYEVRHGAGPDYPLASAAVSLQIEGGIVQDARIVLGHVAPTPWLSLDAAAELVGKPVTEETAAAAGAAAVVAASPLSNNEYKVQLTKIAVKRAILRAAGLETGGL; via the coding sequence ATGAAAAACTTTGAATATGCGTCGCCGCGGACTGAAGCTGAGGTGCTTTCGCTTCTCAGTTCTCAGGCCGGGCATACGGAAATCCTCGCGGGCGGCACCGACCTGATCGGCCTGATGCAGGCTCAGATCGTTCGCCCCGAGCGCGTCGTCAACATCCTGGAAGTCCCGTCACTGAAGACGATCGAGCAGCTCGATAACGGCGTGCTCGCGGTCGGTGCAGTAGTCACGCTCGATGTGCTGCTCGATCATCCCTACCTCACTCCTTACCCCGCGCTAAAGCAGGCGATCGAAGGGATCGCCAGCATGCAACTGCAATGTCAGGGAACGCTAGGCGGGGAAGTGCTGCAGCGGCCGCAATGCTGGTTCTTCCGCCAAGGGCGAGGTTTGCTCGCCGGTGGTGGAAAGTTGGCAGCCGAGGGTGACAATCGCTTCCACGCGATTTTCGGCAACCACGGCGCTGCCAAGTTCGTGAGCAACTCGCGACTGGCTCCCGCGCTCGTCGCGCTGAACGCTCAGGTGCGAGTGATCGGACCGGGCGAGGCTGACGAAAAGCTGATGTCGGCCGAGCAACTCTATCGCGCTCCGCGACATGAAGCAGAACGTGAGCACACGCTGTTGCCGAATCAGTTGGTCACTCATCTGCTGATTCCCGCTTCGACCGGCTTCAACGCCACGTACGAAGTGCGGCATGGTGCGGGCCCTGATTATCCGCTGGCTTCGGCCGCTGTTTCGTTGCAGATCGAAGGGGGCATCGTACAAGATGCTCGCATCGTCCTCGGCCACGTGGCTCCCACGCCGTGGTTGTCGCTCGATGCGGCTGCTGAACTCGTGGGCAAGCCGGTGACGGAAGAGACCGCTGCCGCTGCTGGAGCTGCTGCCGTGGTCGCTGCCTCGCCACTTTCCAACAACGAATACAAGGTCCAACTGACAAAGATCGCCGTGAAACGGGCAATCCTGCGCGCTGCTGGCCTGGAAACGGGTGGGCTCTAA
- a CDS encoding ROK family protein codes for MSTAHVKTVSPAEAKRPLFLGIDVGGTNIKLGVVDDLGRTLTLTKVPTHEEEGPEAALQRCRTATDAMMRAMDLGRSDLSAIGLATPGTMDIPSGMLVEPHNLPHWYHFPIRDRVGQIWGLPTSYANDANAAAYGEFWVGGGQQYHSIIMLTLGTGVGGGIIIGDLSIDGENSCGSECGHIIIDCNPTARMCGCGKRGHLEAYCSATGLLAHTGALLEKGPKTTLLDRISEADPLTPKMIAEEAERGDKFSLDLIDELAMYLGFGVVSLIHTIDPAVVLLGGAMNFGGSDHPLGRRFLERVRSIVRDHAFPIPAQRTTIDFALLEGEAGYIGAAGIARLAWHQKKK; via the coding sequence ATGTCGACGGCACATGTCAAAACAGTTTCTCCCGCGGAAGCCAAGCGTCCGCTATTCTTGGGGATCGATGTCGGGGGGACGAACATCAAGCTAGGCGTGGTCGATGACTTGGGGCGCACCCTCACGTTGACCAAAGTCCCGACGCACGAAGAAGAAGGGCCCGAAGCGGCCCTGCAGCGCTGTCGCACGGCGACCGATGCCATGATGCGGGCCATGGACCTTGGCCGCAGCGATCTTTCGGCCATTGGGCTGGCGACTCCTGGAACCATGGATATTCCCAGCGGGATGCTGGTCGAACCCCACAATTTGCCGCATTGGTATCATTTCCCCATTCGAGATCGCGTCGGCCAGATCTGGGGCCTGCCCACTTCTTATGCGAACGATGCCAACGCAGCCGCCTATGGCGAGTTCTGGGTCGGCGGCGGCCAGCAGTATCACAGCATCATCATGCTCACGCTGGGAACCGGTGTGGGGGGCGGAATCATCATTGGCGACCTGTCGATCGATGGCGAAAACAGCTGCGGCAGCGAATGCGGCCACATCATTATCGACTGCAACCCCACCGCCCGCATGTGCGGCTGTGGCAAGCGCGGCCATCTGGAAGCTTATTGCAGTGCCACGGGCCTGCTCGCTCACACGGGGGCTCTACTCGAAAAAGGGCCGAAAACCACCCTGCTAGACCGCATTTCCGAGGCTGACCCCCTGACCCCCAAAATGATCGCTGAAGAAGCCGAACGGGGCGATAAATTCTCGCTCGACCTAATCGACGAACTTGCGATGTATCTTGGGTTTGGAGTCGTCAGCTTGATCCATACCATCGATCCGGCCGTGGTTTTGCTCGGGGGAGCGATGAATTTCGGCGGCTCCGACCATCCGTTGGGACGTCGCTTTTTAGAACGCGTCCGGAGCATCGTTCGCGATCACGCCTTCCCCATTCCCGCCCAGCGCACTACCATCGATTTTGCACTTCTGGAGGGGGAAGCCGGTTATATCGGCGCCGCCGGGATTGCACGCCTGGCGTGGCACCAAAAGAAGAAGTGA